A single Synechococcales cyanobacterium T60_A2020_003 DNA region contains:
- a CDS encoding DUF554 domain-containing protein, with protein MALDFFTKTSGTWINVATILIGSGLGLLLHGRLPRRMQQVITQGLGLITMLIGFSMAGEMRGLQGGRIDGIILGLMAMVLGGLLGEWGQIEKHLENLGDWLKHQFQGKGNFTEGFVAASLLFCVGPLALIGSLNNGLMGDSTLLTLKASMDGLAAIALTSSYGIGVGFSTLPILLYQGGLSLGAGLLAQAIPDPNTNPAVLLTTGVGGLMIVGLGLNLLEVGRVHIASFLPALLLAPVIYGLATWLT; from the coding sequence ATGGCTCTAGATTTTTTTACGAAAACCAGTGGTACTTGGATTAACGTAGCAACCATTTTGATTGGGAGTGGTCTAGGTCTCCTCTTGCACGGACGATTACCACGCCGAATGCAGCAGGTAATCACCCAGGGGCTAGGACTGATTACGATGCTCATTGGCTTCAGTATGGCCGGTGAGATGCGTGGTCTTCAGGGAGGACGTATCGACGGCATCATTTTGGGACTGATGGCGATGGTTCTTGGAGGACTGCTAGGGGAGTGGGGGCAGATTGAGAAACATTTGGAAAACCTTGGGGATTGGTTAAAACACCAGTTTCAGGGCAAAGGCAACTTTACTGAGGGCTTTGTGGCGGCTAGTTTGCTATTTTGCGTGGGGCCGCTGGCGTTAATTGGAAGTCTCAATAATGGGCTGATGGGCGATAGTACGCTGCTGACCCTCAAAGCCTCGATGGATGGATTAGCGGCGATCGCCCTTACCAGTAGCTACGGAATTGGGGTTGGCTTTTCAACCTTGCCGATCTTGCTGTATCAAGGGGGGCTTTCACTTGGTGCTGGATTACTGGCTCAAGCAATTCCAGATCCGAACACAAATCCTGCTGTATTGCTCACAACCGGGGTTGGAGGACTGATGATCGTCGGTCTGGGGCTGAATCTGCTCGAAGTCGGACGAGTCCATATTGCCTCTTTCCTACCTGCGCTTTTGTTAGCTCCTGTGATAT